One segment of Anopheles stephensi strain Indian chromosome 3, UCI_ANSTEP_V1.0, whole genome shotgun sequence DNA contains the following:
- the LOC118513865 gene encoding glycerate kinase encodes MIRLWGQIPRTMSTCNYANVTKLKQLFLSGVDAVKPATLFAEYINTASKIHESFNHEHKRYHVIGFGKAVLGMAVQMENLLGSRLRSGCLSIPLGTSQKFAGDVDFSLSPNTTLEVIECARNNLPDERSLVAASKIKQIARSMTSDDVLCVLVSGGGSALLCLPKAPITLPEKLKIIKSLSTAGASIEELNYVRIALSDVKGGQLAMEARKAYRVYSYVISDIVGDPVALIASGPTVVPEGVDVNGKAKEILMKYRLWDKFPNSALEIIARAGDKDDQINLDNNELFLLGSNAVAVNRVVQKAQDEGLKCIVLSKQLEGNVVELSAMYVELAAVLYNFKKGLLPENVVTDQLRTVLLKLNSPDLELEDFVRNVIDSKMEPLLIVGAGEPTICVSGGGKGGRNQELALRFSYGIRKLSPMSDSVCFLSAGTDGIDGPTDVAGAIGGSFVAREYEENSPHKGTSFIENNDSHRFYEGLKEGTYFVKTGHTGTNVMDLHLLLIDF; translated from the coding sequence ATGATAAGATTGTGGGGACAGATACCTCGAACGATGAGTACCTGCAATTATGCAAATGTTACTAAGCTTAAGCAACTATTCTTGAGTGGCGTGGATGCGGTAAAACCAGCGACACTGTTTGCAGAATACATCAATACGGCGAGCAAAATCCACGAAAGTTTCAATCACGAACACAAACGCTATCATGTGATCGGTTTCGGAAAAGCCGTTCTAGGGATGGCTGTGCAGATGGAAAATCTTCTCGGTAGTCGCCTTCGAAGCGGATGTCTAAGCATTCCACTTGGAACGAGCCAAAAATTCGCAGGAGATGTAGACTTCAGCCTATCACCAAATACCACGCTCGAAGTGATCGAGTGCGCTCGTAACAACCTACCAGACGAACGATCGCTGGTGGCAGCGAGCAAGATAAAGCAAATTGCACGTAGCATGACGTCCGACGATGTTCTATGCGTTTTGGTGTCTGGCGGAGGGTCTGCTTTACTTTGTCTTCCGAAAGCGCCCATCACACTGCCGGAAAAATTGAAGATAATTAAATCACTTTCCACAGCAGGCGCGTCGATCGAGGAACTGAACTACGTACGGATTGCTCTTTCGGATGTGAAAGGAGGACAGTTAGCGATGGAAGCCAGAAAAGCTTATCGGGTTTATTCGTACGTAATATCGGACATTGTCGGTGACCCGGTAGCATTGATTGCCAGCGGTCCAACCGTTGTTCCGGAGGGTGTGGATGTAAATGGGAAAGCGAAggaaattttaatgaaatacCGGCTGTGggataaatttccgaattctGCTCTAGAAATAATTGCGAGAGCGGGAGATAAGGAcgatcaaattaatttagatAATAACGAGCTGTTTTTACTGGGCAGCAACGCAGTCGCTGTAAACCGTGTTGTACAAAAGGCTCAAGATGAAGGATTGAAATGTATCGTTTTATCAAAACAGCTGGAAGGGAACGTAGTAGAATTGAGTGCCATGTACGTTGAGTTGGCGGCAGTTTTATACAactttaagaaaggtcttttgCCGGAAAATGTAGTAACGGATCAGTTAAGAACCGTGCTGTTGAAACTAAACAGTCCCGACCTAGAATTGGAAGATTTTGTTAGAAACGTGATCGATTCGAAAATGGAACCTCTGCTGATCGTTGGAGCTGGTGAGCCAACCATATGCGTTTCCGGCGGAGGAAAAGGAGGTCGAAATCAGGAACTCGCTCTTCGATTTTCCTACGGCATTCGGAAACTGAGTCCGATGTCCGATTCGGTGTGTTTTCTGTCCGCTGGAACAGATGGAATCGATGGTCCGACGGATGTGGCTGGAGCAATTGGAGGATCGTTCGTAGCAAGAGAGTATGAAGAAAATTCACCGCACAAAGGAACATCGTTTATAGAAAATAATGACTCGCACAGGTTCTATGAGGGCCTTAAAGAGGGAACTTATTTTGTGAAAACTGGCCATACCGGTACGAATGTGATGGATTTACACTTATTGTTGATAGATTTTTAA